The following proteins come from a genomic window of Flavobacteriales bacterium:
- a CDS encoding ester cyclase, with product MRNQLILASAPLAIGLLLASCDGGGHDHAAAEHAAMMKADSTAKAETAAREAGVRAIFESMNTGNLDNIGDLVAENFVDHQQDPSITTTGIQGLKDMVGLLRGAYPDYHQDIVSMSTTGDMSFVHFRMKGTNTGPWGEMPATGKTMDVMGVDVIRFENGKAVEHWGYMEEMKMMTQLGLMPEPGAEEKK from the coding sequence ATGCGCAACCAGTTGATCCTTGCATCCGCCCCCTTGGCCATCGGCCTACTGCTCGCCTCCTGCGACGGAGGCGGCCACGACCACGCCGCCGCCGAGCACGCGGCCATGATGAAGGCCGATAGCACCGCCAAGGCCGAAACGGCCGCCAGGGAGGCGGGCGTGCGCGCCATTTTCGAATCCATGAACACCGGCAACCTCGACAACATCGGCGACCTGGTCGCCGAGAACTTCGTGGATCATCAGCAGGACCCTTCCATCACCACCACCGGCATCCAAGGCCTCAAGGACATGGTGGGCCTGTTGCGCGGCGCCTATCCGGACTATCACCAGGACATCGTTTCCATGAGCACCACCGGCGATATGTCCTTCGTTCACTTCCGCATGAAAGGCACGAACACCGGACCCTGGGGCGAAATGCCCGCCACTGGGAAGACCATGGATGTGATGGGCGTGGACGTGATCCGCTTCGAGAACGGCAAGGCCGTTGAGCATTGGGGCTACATGGAAGAGATGAAGATGATGACCCAGCTGGGCCTGATGCCGGAGCCGGGCGCGGAGGAGAAGAAGTGA
- a CDS encoding T9SS type A sorting domain-containing protein, whose protein sequence is MRKLPIALLLLSLTTNAQNVIHPLWGSIFADGQFSAGEWDQAPTVDVPAGGGDLSQVAFAVDGWGLFLGFMGHLESNQLFPEVLLDIDHDRTPAWSGDDRWYHVSATSCHHQGAYGVYDDCSPLPNNWSAHPNISPGPPMTDMVEIAIPWWYLLGITPQPGDTIGIAVVLTNTATSWNMWPAGASRLAPSSWGHLVFPGASAIAEGPSLRDVTVWPNPVVDRLAIETRAQGPMDITLFDAQGRTVHHQRSVGTGSPRIRMDHVQAGTYLLRLQNGADTCVKLVQKL, encoded by the coding sequence ATGCGCAAGCTGCCCATCGCACTCCTCCTTTTGTCGCTGACCACGAACGCGCAGAATGTGATCCACCCGTTGTGGGGATCGATCTTCGCAGATGGTCAATTCAGTGCCGGTGAATGGGACCAGGCCCCAACGGTGGACGTGCCAGCAGGCGGCGGCGACCTGAGCCAGGTCGCCTTCGCAGTGGATGGATGGGGCTTGTTCCTTGGTTTCATGGGCCATCTGGAGAGCAACCAGCTGTTCCCGGAAGTGCTGTTGGACATCGATCACGATCGCACACCGGCTTGGAGCGGCGATGATCGCTGGTACCATGTCTCAGCGACCAGTTGCCACCACCAAGGAGCCTATGGGGTGTACGACGATTGTTCGCCCCTGCCGAACAACTGGTCGGCCCATCCGAACATCAGCCCAGGTCCGCCCATGACCGATATGGTGGAGATCGCCATTCCCTGGTGGTACCTCCTGGGGATAACCCCGCAGCCCGGCGATACCATCGGCATCGCGGTGGTGCTCACCAACACGGCCACCAGTTGGAACATGTGGCCGGCCGGTGCGTCGCGGCTGGCTCCCTCTTCCTGGGGTCACCTTGTCTTCCCCGGTGCGTCCGCTATCGCGGAAGGTCCTTCCCTCCGCGATGTGACCGTCTGGCCCAACCCGGTGGTTGATCGGCTCGCCATCGAAACGCGAGCGCAAGGACCGATGGACATCACCCTGTTCGATGCGCAAGGCCGCACGGTGCATCACCAGAGGTCGGTCGGCACGGGCTCGCCGCGGATCCGCATGGACCATGTGCAAGCGGGCACCTACCTCCTGCGCCTGCAGAACGGTGCCGACACCTGCGTGAAACTGGTGCAGAAGCTCTAA
- a CDS encoding serine protease — protein MAYGRITATVLFAGLLAPNAQAQDHGSTIYARVSGAVAWVESISTDSLHRYRGSGVVLKDQGLLVTNFHVYKSGGTLTARLGNTPLHLGNILCADKARDVLVVNVLGTTPKAAWDAVPALPIVYSHALRPGMDAYALGNPRGVELTISYGLVSGLRPNRQDTAQKLIQFSAPVSEGNSGGALVDARGALIGIPTVWFSDGGGQALNFAIPMERVEDATVEARNDLPAPDARWLRTWRRWRMGECATVLDTLGLIAAENGPNSITAFYLMARCIQRSGDLKTARTAYESLLASDPTHAYATWRLGEVLHAAGDKLAGMEQHVRAVRLDDNLREGPPPY, from the coding sequence ATGGCATACGGTAGGATCACGGCAACGGTCTTGTTCGCGGGCTTGCTTGCGCCCAACGCGCAAGCGCAAGACCACGGCAGCACCATTTACGCGCGCGTGAGCGGCGCGGTGGCCTGGGTGGAGAGCATAAGCACGGATAGCCTGCACCGGTACCGGGGCAGCGGTGTGGTGCTGAAGGACCAGGGCCTGCTGGTGACCAATTTCCATGTGTACAAGAGCGGTGGCACGCTTACCGCGCGGCTTGGCAACACGCCGCTGCACTTGGGCAACATCCTTTGTGCGGACAAGGCGCGCGATGTGCTGGTGGTGAATGTGCTGGGCACCACGCCGAAGGCGGCATGGGATGCGGTGCCCGCACTGCCCATCGTATACAGCCATGCGCTGCGCCCGGGCATGGACGCCTATGCGTTGGGCAATCCGCGCGGTGTGGAACTCACCATCAGCTACGGTCTGGTGAGCGGCCTGCGACCGAACAGGCAGGACACCGCGCAGAAGCTCATCCAGTTCAGCGCACCGGTGAGCGAAGGCAACAGTGGTGGCGCGCTGGTGGATGCGCGCGGCGCGCTCATCGGCATACCCACGGTGTGGTTCAGCGATGGTGGCGGGCAGGCCCTCAATTTCGCCATACCCATGGAGCGCGTGGAGGATGCAACCGTGGAAGCACGCAACGACCTGCCCGCGCCCGATGCCCGCTGGCTGCGCACCTGGCGGCGCTGGCGCATGGGCGAGTGCGCCACCGTGCTGGATACGCTGGGCCTGATCGCGGCGGAGAACGGCCCCAACAGCATCACCGCCTTTTACCTGATGGCGCGTTGCATCCAGCGCAGCGGCGACCTGAAGACCGCGCGCACCGCTTACGAGAGCCTACTGGCCAGCGACCCCACGCATGCTTACGCCACCTGGCGCTTGGGCGAAGTGCTCCACGCAGCAGGTGACAAGCTGGCCGGCATGGAACAGCACGTGCGCGCCGTGCGGCTGGATGACAACCTGCGCGAGGGACCACCGCCCTATTAG
- a CDS encoding universal stress protein: protein MMHILLPTDFSEGSLNACAYAFELFGSDSTAYTLVHTYLDPLPGYAAMVDMSSAQYAAAVEGLAHFTERLRKSKGGTHVVVNTQAIYGVLTSSLRSVCEESGVDMIVMGTQGAAGSAVFGSSASAVARTSLVPVLIVPKEASYKGLRHVLLADDHVRVEPFALRPLVQLARRSTASITIAHVVRKETDVPDARVMADYEETFAGVAHMFTSVEGNDVALALSEVAERENMDLVAVLHRHVGFLESLFHGSVAKHLAMHASVPLLVLQH from the coding sequence ATGATGCATATCCTGCTTCCTACCGACTTCAGCGAAGGATCATTGAATGCATGTGCGTATGCATTCGAGCTGTTCGGCAGCGACAGCACTGCTTACACCTTGGTGCATACCTATCTGGACCCTTTACCAGGCTATGCGGCGATGGTAGATATGAGCAGTGCGCAGTATGCCGCTGCTGTGGAGGGCCTGGCACACTTCACCGAGCGCTTGCGGAAATCGAAGGGGGGAACCCATGTAGTCGTGAACACGCAGGCCATCTATGGGGTGCTCACCTCAAGTCTCCGGTCTGTGTGTGAGGAGAGCGGCGTGGACATGATCGTTATGGGCACGCAAGGGGCTGCGGGGAGCGCAGTGTTCGGTAGTAGTGCTAGCGCCGTGGCAAGAACCAGTCTCGTTCCGGTGCTCATCGTACCCAAAGAGGCCAGCTACAAGGGCTTGCGGCATGTCCTGCTGGCCGACGACCATGTGCGCGTGGAGCCGTTCGCTCTGCGCCCGCTGGTGCAACTGGCACGCCGTTCAACCGCGAGCATCACCATTGCGCATGTTGTGCGCAAGGAGACCGATGTACCGGATGCACGGGTAATGGCAGACTACGAAGAGACCTTTGCAGGGGTCGCACACATGTTCACCTCCGTGGAAGGGAATGATGTAGCACTGGCCTTGAGCGAGGTGGCCGAACGAGAGAATATGGACCTGGTAGCGGTGCTCCATCGGCACGTGGGTTTCCTGGAGTCTCTCTTCCACGGTAGCGTGGCAAAGCACCTGGCGATGCATGCCAGTGTGCCCTTGCTGGTGCTTCAGCATTGA
- a CDS encoding NAD(P)H-dependent oxidoreductase, with product MRIYVLLAHPDKDSFNGHLADAYFEGARAKGHEVRIQRLGDMHFDPILWKGHKVIQELEPDLVQAQQSILWCQHWVIVYPMWWGSVPALFKGFLDRTLYEGFAYHYHTNDPFWDKLLKGRSAHIITTCDAPAIWAWWQYRNSDLNTVKRAVLDFCGISPVKVTRLDRMRYADPAKRAKWIAALVKGIADVRLNLGDRRTLTSVIDQGHPTK from the coding sequence ATGCGCATCTACGTCCTGCTCGCCCATCCTGACAAGGACAGCTTCAATGGCCACTTGGCCGATGCCTATTTCGAAGGTGCCCGCGCCAAGGGACACGAAGTACGGATCCAACGGCTGGGCGACATGCACTTCGACCCCATTCTTTGGAAGGGACACAAGGTGATCCAGGAATTGGAGCCGGACCTGGTGCAAGCGCAACAGAGCATCCTGTGGTGCCAGCACTGGGTCATCGTTTATCCCATGTGGTGGGGTTCCGTGCCCGCACTGTTCAAGGGCTTTCTGGACCGCACCTTGTACGAGGGCTTTGCCTACCACTACCACACCAACGACCCCTTCTGGGACAAGCTGCTCAAAGGCCGCTCGGCCCACATCATCACCACATGCGATGCCCCTGCGATCTGGGCCTGGTGGCAGTACCGCAACAGCGACCTCAACACCGTGAAGCGTGCCGTTCTCGACTTCTGCGGGATAAGCCCCGTGAAGGTGACGCGCTTGGATAGGATGAGGTATGCCGATCCTGCCAAGCGCGCGAAGTGGATCGCCGCACTGGTCAAGGGCATCGCGGATGTACGACTTAACCTGGGTGATCGGCGCACGTTGACATCGGTCATCGACCAAGGCCACCCGACCAAGTAG